The following nucleotide sequence is from bacterium.
ATTTCGGCCCTTCCCCTAAGGAAGAAATAGCCAAATTGCTTGTCGATTCCGTGCGCGGCAAAGTTTTTAGGAATTCAGAAAACAACCGCCCCGGAGGGCAAGATGAATAACCCGAAGTACACACTAGCAAACAGGAGAAAGCGCATGATGCGGAATTTATCGTTTTGGGGAGTCGCAGCGGTGTTTCTCGCCGCGGGACTCGTGGCAGGAGCGTTTTTCGGCAAAAGCGGCGCGCTTGCCGCAAATAACACGGTCATCCTCTCTCAGGGCGGTCACGATTACACGCTCGAAGATTACAGCTTGTTCCTATTCATCCAATCGTCGAGCATGTTTGAGAAGTTTGTCGAGGACGTGATCGTTAGGGCCGAGGCGGAAAAAAGGAATATAACGGTCAGCGATCAGGAAATCGAAGACTTCATAAAAGAAAATATGATCGATGCGGACGGCCGGAACAGGTACGTCCAATATCAGGAAGTATTCGCCCAGGATGTGATTCGCCGCCAGATCACTATGCAAATCCTTGAGGAAAAGCTGGTAAAGCTGTTGCGCGAAAACATCATCAAGGAACAGAAAATCACCGTAACCGAAGCGGAGGCCAAGGATTATTTCCTTAAAAACATAGACAAGTTCCATAAGCCGGAGCGCGTG
It contains:
- a CDS encoding peptidyl-prolyl cis-trans isomerase, producing MMRNLSFWGVAAVFLAAGLVAGAFFGKSGALAANNTVILSQGGHDYTLEDYSLFLFIQSSSMFEKFVEDVIVRAEAEKRNITVSDQEIEDFIKENMIDADGRNRYVQYQEVFAQDVIRRQITMQILEEKLVKLLRENIIKEQKITVTEAEAKDYFLKNIDKFHKPERVEVSLLSTKSREKCEEAIKKLKDGADFNDLVAEMGEIPELKQQGGYLGVMSFRDLDSINSVLADTAFNKTKEGGYSEIIRGENHFHIVFVHKKYPAQNPTFEDVKNDLMAQMLEAKLAKPMSAAYNAIIERGFETVSPKVKLLEPKKPENVEVPSSSE